Proteins encoded in a region of the Globicephala melas chromosome 1, mGloMel1.2, whole genome shotgun sequence genome:
- the LOC115859925 gene encoding elongin-B produces the protein MIRRHKTTIFTDAKESSTVFELKRIVEGILKRPPDEQRLYKDDQLLDDGKTLGECGFTSQTARPQAPATVGLAFRADEAFEALRIEPFSSPPELPDVIKPQDSGSSANEQDVQ, from the coding sequence ATGATCCGGCGCCACAAGACCACCATCTTCACGGACGCCAAGGAGTCGAGCACTGTGTTCGAGCTAAAGCGCATCGTCGAGGGCATCCTCAAGCGGCCGCCGGACGAGCAGCGGCTGTACAAGGACGACCAGCTTCTGGACGACGGAAAGACATTGGGCGAGTGTGGCTTCACCAGCCAGACAGCACGGCCTCAGGCCCCAGCCACTGTGGGGCTAGCTTTCAGGGCAGATGAGGCCTTTGAGGCCCTGCGCATCGAGCCCTTCTCCAGCCCACCCGAGCTGCCAGATGTGATAAAGCCACAGGACTCAGGAAGCAGCGCCAATGAACAAGAtgtgcagtga